The DNA segment CGGCATAGTGGCCGGTGCCGACGAGCTGATGGAAAAGCTGATAAGCGACCAAGCGGAATTTGCAATTGCCCAGGCCGATGTCGTGTTGTTCGTGGTTGACACTCAAGTGGGTCCGGACCAAATGGAGGTGGCAATTGCGCGACGTATGAACAAAGCTGGGAAAAAGACCCTGTTAGTGGCCAACAAGGCCGATACCGATCAGTTGGAATTGCAGCGGTTTGAGTTCTACAAACTGGGTCTGGGTGATCCCATGGCCGTATCGGCCACGGGCGGACGTGGAGCGGGGGACCTGTTGGACAAGGTTGTGGAACTCCTGCCGCCACTCGATGCCGATAAGGTCGAGTCGCCGGTTATCCGAGTGGCGCTGGTCGGTAGACCCAACGTCGGCAAGTCCTCATACATTAACAAGCTCGTTGGCAAAGATCGACTGATCGTGACACCTACGGCGGGGACGACCCGTGACGCCGTGGATACGCCCTTTCATCAAAACGGACGTGACTACATGCTCATCGACACGGCCGGACTTCGAAAGTCATACAAAGTGCACGAGAACATCGAGTTCTACTCCAATCTCAGAACCAACCGGGCTATCGCCGAGTGCGATGTTGCCATCGTGTTGGTGGATGCAACCAGTTCGGTGACGGCACAGGACAAACGTATCCTGGAGCAAGTGCTCGAAAACCGGCGTCCCGCTGTGCTGGCTGTAAACAAGTGGGACTTGATCGAGAAAGACAGTCACACGGCCGATGAGTTTACTCGTCAGATCAAAGACCTGTTGGCGCGGTTTTCCTACGTGCCGGTGATTTATACCTCGGCCCTCTCTGGACTGCGCGTGCCCAAAGTGCTGTCGCTGGTCAGCGCAGCATACGATGAAACCAAGAAACGAATCCCGACCGCCGAGTTGAACGAATTCCTACAACGGGTGATCAACCGCAAGCATCCGCCATCCCGGCAAGGGAAATACATCAAGTTCAATTACGTCACTCAAAGTGAGGTCGCACCGCCGACTTTCATATTCTTCGTCAATCATCCCAAACTGATCGACAAGTCCTACCTCGGTTATCTGAGCAATCAGATACGTCACGAGTACGGTTTCGAGGGAGTGCCTTTTCGGATGAAGTTTCGACGCAAGTAGTTCCGAATCCGGTTTTTCGGTTTCCTTTCATCCCCCAAACCCGTTACGACATAAACTGATCTGCCGGCCTGCCGATACAAATCAGTATGAACGTGGTTGCCGGACAACGAAGTGCGATTAACGACCTTGAAGCACGACTTGAGGCCAAACGCGCCCAACTGCGCGACATGGCCACTATGGGGGCGGTGATCACGTCGATCCAGGAGATCAATGCCGTTTTGTCGGTAGTCATGGACATGGCTATCAGGCTGGTCGACGGCGAGGTGGGGCTCATTATGCTCGAAACCGATGGGGTGTTGAAAGTCGAGATATCCTGGGGTGTCAACGAGGAATTCGCCAAGTCACTGATGTACCTCGACGGCATGGATTTGCCCAGCTACTGCTTCAAAGTACGTGAAACCATAACATTGAATGAACTCGACCTAAAAGCCGAAGACGGGTTTGTGGTTCAGTCACTCGTATGTGCTCCTATTCAGACGTCGGAAAAATGTCACGGCGTGATGGTGATCGTGAACAAGTCGGACGCCTCGCTTTATGGCGATGAGGACA comes from the Candidatus Zixiibacteriota bacterium genome and includes:
- the der gene encoding ribosome biogenesis GTPase Der yields the protein MKLPTVAIVGRPNVGKSSLFNRFLRRPIAVVAEQPGVTRDRNYAVCDWSGRSFYLIDTGGIVAGADELMEKLISDQAEFAIAQADVVLFVVDTQVGPDQMEVAIARRMNKAGKKTLLVANKADTDQLELQRFEFYKLGLGDPMAVSATGGRGAGDLLDKVVELLPPLDADKVESPVIRVALVGRPNVGKSSYINKLVGKDRLIVTPTAGTTRDAVDTPFHQNGRDYMLIDTAGLRKSYKVHENIEFYSNLRTNRAIAECDVAIVLVDATSSVTAQDKRILEQVLENRRPAVLAVNKWDLIEKDSHTADEFTRQIKDLLARFSYVPVIYTSALSGLRVPKVLSLVSAAYDETKKRIPTAELNEFLQRVINRKHPPSRQGKYIKFNYVTQSEVAPPTFIFFVNHPKLIDKSYLGYLSNQIRHEYGFEGVPFRMKFRRK